One region of Lathamus discolor isolate bLatDis1 chromosome 2, bLatDis1.hap1, whole genome shotgun sequence genomic DNA includes:
- the EPC1 gene encoding enhancer of polycomb homolog 1 isoform X6: MSKLSFRARALDASKPLPVFRCEDLPDLAEYASINRAVPQMPTGMEKEEESEHHLQRAISAQQVYGEKRDNMVIPVPEAESNIAYYESIYPGEFKMPKQLIHIQPFSLDAEQPDYDLDSEDEIFVNKLKKRMDISALQFEEMIDRLEKGSGQQPVSLQEAKLLLKEDDELIREVYEYWIKKRKNCRGPSLIPAVKQEKRDGSSTNDPYVAFRRRTEKMQTRKNRKNDEASYEKMLKLRRDLSRAVTILEMIKRREKSKRELLHLTLEIMEKRYNLGDYSGEIMSEVMAQRQVIKPTYAIPIIPVTNSSPFKHQEAMELKEYKVKQDKTDVIRPKRKYEKKPKVLPSSAAATPQQTSPAALPVFNAKDLNQYDFPSSDEEPLSQVLSGSSEAEEENDPDGPFAFRRKAGCQYYAPHLDQPGSWPWSSPKEGRLGDVRYRYCLTALTVPQRCIGFARRRVGRGGRVLLDRAHTDYDNTFHQVDLEMFSSSQHSSISQFANTSETNTSDKSFSKDLSQILVNIKSCRWRHFRPRTPSLHDSDNDELSCKKLYRGINRTGTAQPGTQTCSTSIQSKSSSGSAHFESETSLGLVHQILNHTDGSKSLQSSEFTGFISNCQLLP; this comes from the exons GAGCATCATCTCCAGCGGGCCATCTCAGCACAACAAGTATATGGAGAGAAGCGGGATAACATGGTTATACCGGTTCCAGAAGCAGAAAGTAATATTGCATACTATGAATCTATATATCCTGGAGAATTTAAAATGCCAAAGCAGCTGATTCACATACAGC CTTTTAGTTTGGATGCTGAGCAGCCGGATTATGACTTGGATTCAGAAGATGAGATCTTTGTGAACAAGTTGAAGAAAAGAATGGACATCTCTGCTTTGCAGTTTGAGGAGATGATAGACAGACTAGAAAAGGGCAGCGGTCAGCAG CCAGTCAGCCTGCAAGAGGCCAAACTGTTGCTGAAGGAAGATGATGAATTGATCAGAGAAGTCTATGAATACTGgattaaaaagaggaaaaactgtcGAGGTCCCTCTCTTATACCAGCAGTGAAACAAGAGAAGCGAGATGGTTCCAGCACGAATGACCCTTATGTTGCTTTTAGAAGACGAACAGAAAAGATGCAGACACGAAAA AATCGAAAAAATGATGAAGCATCTTATGAGAAGATGCTTAAGCTGCGTCGAGATCTGAGTCGTGCAGTAACCATCCTGGAGATGAtaaagaggagggagaaaagcaagagagagTTGCTGCATTTGACACTGGAAATTATGGAAAAGAG GTATAATTTGGGTGACTACAGTGGAGAGATCATGTCTGAGGTTATGGCACAGCGGCAGGTGATTAAACCTACCTATGCTATTCCCATCATTCCTGTGACTAACAGCAGTCCTTTTAAACACCAAGAAGCTATGGAACTGAAAGAATATAAAGTTAAA caaGATAAAACTGATGTTATTAGACCCAAAAGAAAGTATGAGAAGAAGCCAAAAGTCTTAccttcatctgctgctgctactcCTCAACAGACGAGTCCTGCTGCACTGCCAGTCTTTAATGCTAAAGATTTGAATCAGTATGATTTTCCTAGCTCAGATGAAGAACCTCTCTCCCAG GTTTTGTCTGGCTCTTCGGAggctgaggaagaaaatgatcCTGATGGTCCTTTCGCCTTCCGTCGGAAAGCAGGCTGTCAGTACTATGCT CCTCATTTAGACCAACCTGGCAGCTGGCCATGGAGTAGCCCTAAAGAGGGAAGATTAGGAGACGTGCGTTACAGATACTGCTTAACTGCTCTCACTGTACCCCAGAGGTGTATTGGGTTTGCACGAAGACGAGTCGGCCGTGGTGGAAG gGTGCTGCTAGACAGAGCGCATACGGACTACGATAATACATTTCATCAGGTGgatttggaaatgttttcctcATCACAACACTCTTCAATCAGTCAATTTGCCAATACCTCAGAAACAAATACCTCGGACAAATCTTTCTCAAAAGACCTCAGTCAAATACTAGTCAATATCAAATCATGTAGATGGCGGCATTTTAGGCCTCGGACACCATCCCTACATGACAGTGACAATGATGAACTCTCCTGTAAGAAATTATACAGGGGTATAAATCGAACAGGCACAGCACAACCCGGGACCCAGACATGCAGTACCTCTATACAAAGTAAAAGTAGCAGTGGTTCAGCACATTTTG AAAGTGAAACATCTTTGGGCCTGGTGCATCAAATACTAAATCACACTGATGGCTCTAAGTCTCTCCAATCTTCTGAATTCACTG GGTTCATCTCTAATTGTCAACTGTTGCCATAG
- the EPC1 gene encoding enhancer of polycomb homolog 1 isoform X5 — protein sequence MSKLSFRARALDASKPLPVFRCEDLPDLAEYASINRAVPQMPTGMEKEEESEHHLQRAISAQQVYGEKRDNMVIPVPEAESNIAYYESIYPGEFKMPKQLIHIQPFSLDAEQPDYDLDSEDEIFVNKLKKRMDISALQFEEMIDRLEKGSGQQPVSLQEAKLLLKEDDELIREVYEYWIKKRKNCRGPSLIPAVKQEKRDGSSTNDPYVAFRRRTEKMQTRKNRKNDEASYEKMLKLRRDLSRAVTILEMIKRREKSKRELLHLTLEIMEKRYNLGDYSGEIMSEVMAQRQVIKPTYAIPIIPVTNSSPFKHQEAMELKEYKVKQDKTDVIRPKRKYEKKPKVLPSSAAATPQQTSPAALPVFNAKDLNQYDFPSSDEEPLSQVLSGSSEAEEENDPDGPFAFRRKAGCQYYAPHLDQPGSWPWSSPKEGRLGDVRYRYCLTALTVPQRCIGFARRRVGRGGRVLLDRAHTDYDNTFHQVDLEMFSSSQHSSISQFANTSETNTSDKSFSKDLSQILVNIKSCRWRHFRPRTPSLHDSDNDELSCKKLYRGINRTGTAQPGTQTCSTSIQSKSSSGSAHFESETSLGLVHQILNHTDGSKSLQSSEFTGENLIYSRKYLTRQWFISNCQLLP from the exons GAGCATCATCTCCAGCGGGCCATCTCAGCACAACAAGTATATGGAGAGAAGCGGGATAACATGGTTATACCGGTTCCAGAAGCAGAAAGTAATATTGCATACTATGAATCTATATATCCTGGAGAATTTAAAATGCCAAAGCAGCTGATTCACATACAGC CTTTTAGTTTGGATGCTGAGCAGCCGGATTATGACTTGGATTCAGAAGATGAGATCTTTGTGAACAAGTTGAAGAAAAGAATGGACATCTCTGCTTTGCAGTTTGAGGAGATGATAGACAGACTAGAAAAGGGCAGCGGTCAGCAG CCAGTCAGCCTGCAAGAGGCCAAACTGTTGCTGAAGGAAGATGATGAATTGATCAGAGAAGTCTATGAATACTGgattaaaaagaggaaaaactgtcGAGGTCCCTCTCTTATACCAGCAGTGAAACAAGAGAAGCGAGATGGTTCCAGCACGAATGACCCTTATGTTGCTTTTAGAAGACGAACAGAAAAGATGCAGACACGAAAA AATCGAAAAAATGATGAAGCATCTTATGAGAAGATGCTTAAGCTGCGTCGAGATCTGAGTCGTGCAGTAACCATCCTGGAGATGAtaaagaggagggagaaaagcaagagagagTTGCTGCATTTGACACTGGAAATTATGGAAAAGAG GTATAATTTGGGTGACTACAGTGGAGAGATCATGTCTGAGGTTATGGCACAGCGGCAGGTGATTAAACCTACCTATGCTATTCCCATCATTCCTGTGACTAACAGCAGTCCTTTTAAACACCAAGAAGCTATGGAACTGAAAGAATATAAAGTTAAA caaGATAAAACTGATGTTATTAGACCCAAAAGAAAGTATGAGAAGAAGCCAAAAGTCTTAccttcatctgctgctgctactcCTCAACAGACGAGTCCTGCTGCACTGCCAGTCTTTAATGCTAAAGATTTGAATCAGTATGATTTTCCTAGCTCAGATGAAGAACCTCTCTCCCAG GTTTTGTCTGGCTCTTCGGAggctgaggaagaaaatgatcCTGATGGTCCTTTCGCCTTCCGTCGGAAAGCAGGCTGTCAGTACTATGCT CCTCATTTAGACCAACCTGGCAGCTGGCCATGGAGTAGCCCTAAAGAGGGAAGATTAGGAGACGTGCGTTACAGATACTGCTTAACTGCTCTCACTGTACCCCAGAGGTGTATTGGGTTTGCACGAAGACGAGTCGGCCGTGGTGGAAG gGTGCTGCTAGACAGAGCGCATACGGACTACGATAATACATTTCATCAGGTGgatttggaaatgttttcctcATCACAACACTCTTCAATCAGTCAATTTGCCAATACCTCAGAAACAAATACCTCGGACAAATCTTTCTCAAAAGACCTCAGTCAAATACTAGTCAATATCAAATCATGTAGATGGCGGCATTTTAGGCCTCGGACACCATCCCTACATGACAGTGACAATGATGAACTCTCCTGTAAGAAATTATACAGGGGTATAAATCGAACAGGCACAGCACAACCCGGGACCCAGACATGCAGTACCTCTATACAAAGTAAAAGTAGCAGTGGTTCAGCACATTTTG AAAGTGAAACATCTTTGGGCCTGGTGCATCAAATACTAAATCACACTGATGGCTCTAAGTCTCTCCAATCTTCTGAATTCACTGGTGAGAACTTGATATACAGTAGAAAATATCTAACCAGGCAAT GGTTCATCTCTAATTGTCAACTGTTGCCATAG
- the EPC1 gene encoding enhancer of polycomb homolog 1 isoform X7, whose protein sequence is MSKLSFRARALDASKPLPVFRCEDLPDLAEYASINRAVPQMPTGMEKEEESEHHLQRAISAQQVYGEKRDNMVIPVPEAESNIAYYESIYPGEFKMPKQLIHIQPFSLDAEQPDYDLDSEDEIFVNKLKKRMDISALQFEEMIDRLEKGSGQQPVSLQEAKLLLKEDDELIREVYEYWIKKRKNCRGPSLIPAVKQEKRDGSSTNDPYVAFRRRTEKMQTRKNRKNDEASYEKMLKLRRDLSRAVTILEMIKRREKSKRELLHLTLEIMEKRYNLGDYSGEIMSEVMAQRQVIKPTYAIPIIPVTNSSPFKHQEAMELKEYKVKQDKTDVIRPKRKYEKKPKVLPSSAAATPQQTSPAALPVFNAKDLNQYDFPSSDEEPLSQVLSGSSEAEEENDPDGPFAFRRKAGCQYYAPHLDQPGSWPWSSPKEGRLGDVRYRYCLTALTVPQRCIGFARRRVGRGGRVLLDRAHTDYDNTFHQVDLEMFSSSQHSSISQFANTSETNTSDKSFSKDLSQILVNIKSCRWRHFRPRTPSLHDSDNDELSCKKLYRGINRTGTAQPGTQTCSTSIQSKSSSGSAHFGFISNCQLLP, encoded by the exons GAGCATCATCTCCAGCGGGCCATCTCAGCACAACAAGTATATGGAGAGAAGCGGGATAACATGGTTATACCGGTTCCAGAAGCAGAAAGTAATATTGCATACTATGAATCTATATATCCTGGAGAATTTAAAATGCCAAAGCAGCTGATTCACATACAGC CTTTTAGTTTGGATGCTGAGCAGCCGGATTATGACTTGGATTCAGAAGATGAGATCTTTGTGAACAAGTTGAAGAAAAGAATGGACATCTCTGCTTTGCAGTTTGAGGAGATGATAGACAGACTAGAAAAGGGCAGCGGTCAGCAG CCAGTCAGCCTGCAAGAGGCCAAACTGTTGCTGAAGGAAGATGATGAATTGATCAGAGAAGTCTATGAATACTGgattaaaaagaggaaaaactgtcGAGGTCCCTCTCTTATACCAGCAGTGAAACAAGAGAAGCGAGATGGTTCCAGCACGAATGACCCTTATGTTGCTTTTAGAAGACGAACAGAAAAGATGCAGACACGAAAA AATCGAAAAAATGATGAAGCATCTTATGAGAAGATGCTTAAGCTGCGTCGAGATCTGAGTCGTGCAGTAACCATCCTGGAGATGAtaaagaggagggagaaaagcaagagagagTTGCTGCATTTGACACTGGAAATTATGGAAAAGAG GTATAATTTGGGTGACTACAGTGGAGAGATCATGTCTGAGGTTATGGCACAGCGGCAGGTGATTAAACCTACCTATGCTATTCCCATCATTCCTGTGACTAACAGCAGTCCTTTTAAACACCAAGAAGCTATGGAACTGAAAGAATATAAAGTTAAA caaGATAAAACTGATGTTATTAGACCCAAAAGAAAGTATGAGAAGAAGCCAAAAGTCTTAccttcatctgctgctgctactcCTCAACAGACGAGTCCTGCTGCACTGCCAGTCTTTAATGCTAAAGATTTGAATCAGTATGATTTTCCTAGCTCAGATGAAGAACCTCTCTCCCAG GTTTTGTCTGGCTCTTCGGAggctgaggaagaaaatgatcCTGATGGTCCTTTCGCCTTCCGTCGGAAAGCAGGCTGTCAGTACTATGCT CCTCATTTAGACCAACCTGGCAGCTGGCCATGGAGTAGCCCTAAAGAGGGAAGATTAGGAGACGTGCGTTACAGATACTGCTTAACTGCTCTCACTGTACCCCAGAGGTGTATTGGGTTTGCACGAAGACGAGTCGGCCGTGGTGGAAG gGTGCTGCTAGACAGAGCGCATACGGACTACGATAATACATTTCATCAGGTGgatttggaaatgttttcctcATCACAACACTCTTCAATCAGTCAATTTGCCAATACCTCAGAAACAAATACCTCGGACAAATCTTTCTCAAAAGACCTCAGTCAAATACTAGTCAATATCAAATCATGTAGATGGCGGCATTTTAGGCCTCGGACACCATCCCTACATGACAGTGACAATGATGAACTCTCCTGTAAGAAATTATACAGGGGTATAAATCGAACAGGCACAGCACAACCCGGGACCCAGACATGCAGTACCTCTATACAAAGTAAAAGTAGCAGTGGTTCAGCACATTTTG GGTTCATCTCTAATTGTCAACTGTTGCCATAG